One genomic window of Mucilaginibacter sp. SJ includes the following:
- a CDS encoding proline iminopeptidase-family hydrolase: MKKLFFILIAACFCACNNPSKPAADTATESSNIPCEIKTGGNKLIKVAGKYNVWTKKVGDGKIKVLLLHGGPGFSHDYMECFEDFLPKEGIEFYYYDQLGCGNSDAPADTSLWNIPRYVEEVEEVRKGLGLDNFYILGHSWGGMLAMEYLHKYQSHVKGAVLSNMTAGVKGYVAYAAELKKKFFTPRDITVFDSLDRLKQYDSPQYNDLLMNKLYTQVICRLPLESWPEPLWRAFKKANHTIYIQMQGVDEFHVTGNFKNWEFWDKLHDIKTPILVLGGVHDEMNPEDMKKEGRLLPNSRTYLCPNGSHMSMYDDQQNYFKNLIAFLKDVDAGTFTADKK; this comes from the coding sequence ATGAAAAAGCTATTCTTCATCCTGATTGCTGCCTGCTTTTGCGCATGCAATAATCCGTCAAAACCAGCGGCAGATACCGCAACTGAATCATCAAACATTCCCTGCGAAATAAAAACCGGCGGTAATAAGCTCATTAAAGTTGCCGGTAAGTATAACGTATGGACGAAAAAAGTTGGCGACGGTAAAATAAAAGTGCTGCTACTGCATGGCGGTCCGGGTTTTTCACACGACTATATGGAATGCTTTGAAGATTTTTTGCCGAAGGAGGGCATTGAGTTTTATTATTATGATCAGCTTGGCTGTGGTAATTCGGATGCACCTGCTGATACCTCATTATGGAACATTCCGCGTTATGTTGAAGAAGTTGAAGAAGTGCGTAAAGGATTAGGACTTGATAATTTTTATATACTCGGACATTCATGGGGCGGTATGCTGGCTATGGAATACCTGCACAAATACCAATCGCATGTTAAGGGCGCCGTATTATCAAACATGACAGCCGGTGTTAAAGGCTATGTCGCCTATGCCGCCGAATTGAAAAAAAAGTTTTTTACGCCGCGTGATATCACTGTATTTGATTCGTTAGACAGGCTTAAACAATACGACTCGCCTCAATACAACGACCTGCTGATGAACAAACTATACACACAGGTAATCTGCCGACTGCCTTTAGAAAGCTGGCCCGAACCGCTATGGCGTGCCTTTAAAAAAGCTAATCATACCATCTACATACAAATGCAGGGCGTTGACGAGTTCCACGTAACCGGCAATTTCAAAAACTGGGAATTTTGGGATAAATTGCATGATATAAAAACTCCAATCCTTGTTTTAGGCGGTGTACACGATGAAATGAACCCCGAAGACATGAAAAAGGAAGGCCGTTTGTTGCCCAACAGTCGCACTTATCTATGCCCTAACGGCAGCCACATGAGCATGTACGATGATCAGCAAAACTATTTCAAAAACCTCATTGCTTTTTTGAAGGATGTTGACGCGGGTACATTCACTGCCGATAAAAAGTAG
- a CDS encoding M1 family metallopeptidase, with translation MKNKLLNICALSIAILGTAFQVTQAQLGTNRQIFTRADSLRGSLTALRTCYDINYYHLDVKFDIDKKFISGSNLFKFTATQDFTKLQFDLFSNLKIEKVVYEGAEIPFTREFNAVFVTFPKTIKKGSKDEFTVYYSGNPTIAKRAPWDGGVVYATDSLGKPWIATACQGIGASIWWPTKDHQYDEVDSALISISAPNGLKDVSNGRLRKVTDLNNGYTRFDWFVANPINNYDIEANIGDYAHFEGTYQGEKGPLTLDYWPLSYNVDKAKKQWELDAPRMLKSFEYWFGPYPFYEDGYKLVETPHLGMEHQSGTAYGNHYKNGYLGRDLSGTGWGLKWDFIVVHESGHEWFGNNITSKDVADMWIHESFTNYSESLFIETYYGKQAGQEYVNGTRKNIRNDKPIVGPYGVNMEGSGDMYYKGGNLLNMVRTIINNDDKWRSILRGLNKTFYHKTVTYDDVVGYICKRAGMNLAPVFDQYLHYKDIPTLQFVVKDGKLYSKWLANADGFNMPVRVRVKGGEYQFIKPTDQFTPVKIDGINKDNVEVDTFNYYIKVD, from the coding sequence ATGAAAAACAAACTACTGAATATATGCGCGTTGTCGATAGCAATTTTAGGCACCGCATTCCAGGTTACCCAGGCACAATTGGGCACCAACAGGCAAATATTTACCCGTGCCGATTCGCTTAGGGGCAGTTTAACAGCGCTGCGCACCTGCTATGATATTAACTACTATCACCTTGATGTGAAGTTTGATATCGATAAAAAATTCATTAGCGGCAGTAACCTGTTCAAGTTCACCGCTACCCAAGACTTTACTAAACTCCAGTTCGATCTGTTTTCTAATTTAAAAATAGAGAAAGTGGTTTATGAAGGCGCCGAAATACCTTTTACCCGCGAATTTAACGCAGTGTTTGTCACCTTCCCAAAAACGATAAAAAAAGGCAGCAAGGATGAGTTTACCGTTTATTACTCAGGTAACCCCACCATTGCCAAACGAGCCCCATGGGATGGCGGCGTAGTTTATGCTACCGATTCGCTTGGTAAACCTTGGATAGCAACGGCCTGCCAGGGTATTGGCGCCAGCATCTGGTGGCCTACAAAAGATCATCAGTACGATGAGGTAGACAGCGCCCTGATCAGTATCAGCGCTCCTAATGGTTTAAAAGATGTTTCAAATGGCAGATTGCGCAAAGTAACTGATTTGAACAACGGCTATACCCGCTTTGATTGGTTTGTAGCTAACCCTATCAACAATTATGACATAGAAGCCAATATTGGTGACTATGCTCACTTTGAAGGTACTTACCAGGGCGAAAAAGGCCCGTTAACGCTTGATTACTGGCCTTTAAGTTACAATGTTGATAAAGCCAAAAAGCAATGGGAGCTCGACGCGCCACGAATGCTCAAGTCGTTTGAATACTGGTTTGGCCCCTATCCTTTTTATGAAGACGGCTATAAACTGGTTGAAACCCCTCACCTCGGCATGGAACACCAAAGCGGCACAGCTTATGGCAACCACTATAAAAACGGCTATCTCGGTCGCGACCTTTCGGGTACAGGCTGGGGCCTTAAATGGGATTTTATTGTAGTACACGAAAGCGGTCATGAATGGTTCGGCAATAACATCACCTCAAAAGATGTGGCCGATATGTGGATCCACGAAAGTTTCACCAATTATTCCGAATCGCTGTTCATTGAAACCTACTATGGCAAGCAAGCCGGGCAGGAATACGTGAACGGCACCCGTAAAAATATCCGTAACGACAAGCCAATCGTAGGGCCGTATGGTGTAAACATGGAAGGTTCAGGTGATATGTATTACAAAGGCGGCAACCTGTTAAACATGGTACGTACCATCATCAACAACGATGACAAATGGCGCAGTATCCTCCGCGGACTTAACAAAACATTCTACCATAAAACCGTTACTTATGACGATGTCGTGGGTTATATCTGCAAACGGGCGGGCATGAACCTGGCGCCTGTGTTTGACCAGTACCTGCATTATAAAGATATCCCAACCCTGCAATTTGTAGTTAAAGACGGTAAGCTTTATTCCAAATGGCTGGCCAATGCCGATGGATTTAACATGCCGGTGAGGGTACGCGTTAAAGGCGGCGAATACCAGTTCATCAAACCTACCGATCAGTTTACCCCGGTTAAGATAGATGGTATCAACAAGGATAATGTAGAGGTGGATACATTCAATTATTACATTAAGGTTGATTGA
- a CDS encoding head GIN domain-containing protein: MKSISKILLAAALAAGTTGYSTAKPSHPIVKHADQTTQDRHLSGFSAIELAGSFDVYFTQGSNESVKVEAPSDVIDKIITEVQGGVLKIYSKKGTNWDNWSFGRSRKMIVHVVAKDMTSINVAGSGDVYFKDGISTTSLKLKVVGSGDMLGKVNAKNLDSSISGSGDMKLSGRADNSRVNVVGSGDFTARDLITINTEVHIAGSGDATINASNKIEASVSGSGDVHYTGGAKNISSSKAGSGDIERI, from the coding sequence ATGAAATCAATCTCAAAAATATTATTAGCTGCAGCATTGGCAGCAGGAACAACTGGTTACAGCACTGCAAAACCATCGCACCCAATTGTTAAACACGCTGATCAAACCACGCAAGACCGTCATCTATCAGGCTTCAGTGCTATTGAGCTTGCAGGTTCATTTGATGTTTACTTTACACAGGGCTCAAACGAATCGGTAAAAGTCGAAGCGCCTTCGGATGTTATCGACAAGATCATTACCGAAGTTCAAGGCGGCGTATTGAAGATCTACAGTAAAAAAGGCACCAACTGGGATAACTGGAGCTTTGGCCGCAGCCGTAAAATGATTGTGCATGTGGTAGCTAAAGATATGACCAGCATTAACGTTGCCGGTTCGGGCGATGTTTATTTCAAAGATGGCATCAGCACTACCTCATTAAAATTAAAAGTTGTTGGCTCGGGCGATATGCTGGGCAAAGTGAACGCTAAAAACCTGGATAGCAGCATTTCTGGTTCTGGTGATATGAAACTTTCGGGCCGGGCCGATAATTCGAGAGTAAATGTTGTAGGCTCCGGTGATTTTACCGCCCGCGACCTGATCACCATTAACACCGAAGTGCACATAGCCGGTTCGGGCGATGCCACCATCAACGCCAGTAACAAAATTGAAGCTTCGGTGAGCGGATCAGGCGATGTGCATTATACTGGCGGTGCTAAAAATATTTCAAGCTCAAAAGCAGGTAGCGGCGATATTGAGAGAATATAA
- a CDS encoding DUF2490 domain-containing protein — translation MQLKKQLLIFAVLLLAAPARLLAQDNQFSGWAAIFHSQKLSEHWGYSFDGQLRSHDEVSYLKHILLRPSANYYFAKNKVGALGYAYIATYGRNASDDKTFRPEHRIWQQYTYTHKLTKHVQLAHRFRLEQRFLGNTAANKNDRYFAQRFRYFARAVIPMKPDSDVFTEGTFLALQNEAFVNVQNKNKVNKHFFDQNRAYVAVGYRFSKSFDAEAGYLNQYIKQADAYVVNHVAQLAFYTRF, via the coding sequence ATGCAATTAAAAAAACAACTATTAATTTTTGCAGTACTACTGTTGGCGGCACCTGCAAGGCTGCTTGCACAAGACAACCAGTTTTCGGGCTGGGCGGCTATTTTTCACAGCCAAAAATTATCCGAACATTGGGGCTATTCGTTCGACGGGCAATTGCGCTCGCATGATGAAGTAAGTTATCTAAAGCATATCCTGCTCCGTCCTTCGGCTAATTATTATTTTGCCAAAAACAAGGTTGGAGCCTTGGGTTATGCCTATATAGCTACCTATGGCCGCAATGCCAGCGACGATAAAACTTTCCGCCCGGAACACCGCATCTGGCAGCAGTACACATATACCCATAAGCTTACCAAACATGTGCAACTGGCACATCGTTTTAGGTTAGAGCAGCGTTTTTTAGGGAATACTGCCGCTAATAAAAATGACCGTTATTTTGCCCAGCGTTTCAGGTATTTTGCCCGCGCGGTGATCCCAATGAAACCAGATTCGGATGTATTTACAGAAGGTACTTTCCTCGCCCTGCAAAACGAGGCTTTTGTAAACGTGCAAAATAAGAACAAGGTAAATAAACACTTTTTTGATCAAAACCGCGCTTATGTAGCCGTTGGTTATCGCTTCAGCAAATCATTTGATGCCGAAGCGGGTTATCTTAATCAATACATTAAACAAGCCGATGCTTATGTGGTAAATCATGTAGCACAGCTGGCTTTTTATACAAGGTTTTAA
- a CDS encoding DUF2911 domain-containing protein, which produces MKKLFTCIITMMIFTAVNVYAQLTPQPSSTQSIVQDFGLGKISLVYSRPDVRGRKIFGGMEPYGKVWRTGANSATVIKFTDEVSMEGNKIPAGEYGLFSIPGENEWTIILSKQPKQWGAYNYKEADDFLRFKVKTEHLKVLTETMTLAFSNVAATTCDLQMMWEHSGFTIHMTTDIDAKVMARIDSAMNTDKKPYYEALIYYYNNNKNLDKALAWATELEKDKNFPPFVPKLWKARILLKKGDKAAAITTAQEGAKMAADMKTDEYVRLNNELIAQAKK; this is translated from the coding sequence ATGAAAAAGTTATTTACCTGTATCATCACCATGATGATCTTCACTGCGGTAAATGTTTATGCGCAGTTAACGCCGCAACCCAGTTCAACCCAAAGTATTGTGCAGGATTTCGGCCTCGGCAAAATCAGTCTGGTTTACTCCCGTCCGGATGTAAGGGGCCGTAAAATATTTGGAGGCATGGAACCTTACGGAAAAGTTTGGCGCACGGGGGCCAATTCGGCCACGGTAATTAAATTTACCGACGAGGTAAGTATGGAGGGCAACAAGATCCCGGCGGGCGAGTATGGGCTGTTCAGCATTCCCGGCGAAAACGAATGGACCATCATCCTCAGCAAACAACCTAAACAATGGGGCGCGTATAACTATAAGGAAGCTGATGATTTTTTGCGTTTTAAAGTAAAAACAGAACATCTTAAGGTTTTAACAGAAACCATGACCCTCGCGTTCAGCAATGTAGCGGCAACTACCTGCGATTTGCAGATGATGTGGGAGCACAGCGGTTTCACGATCCACATGACCACCGATATTGATGCCAAGGTGATGGCCAGGATTGACTCGGCCATGAATACAGATAAAAAGCCATACTATGAAGCTTTGATCTATTATTACAACAATAATAAAAATCTGGACAAGGCCTTAGCCTGGGCAACCGAATTGGAAAAAGACAAGAACTTTCCGCCGTTTGTGCCCAAACTATGGAAAGCCCGGATCTTATTGAAAAAGGGCGATAAGGCGGCAGCTATAACTACAGCCCAGGAAGGTGCAAAAATGGCTGCCGATATGAAAACAGATGAGTACGTACGTTTAAATAATGAGCTGATTGCACAGGCGAAGAAGTGA